In Nitrospinota bacterium, the sequence CTGGAACTTTTCGATCCTGCCCGCGGTGTCTATAAGCTTCTGCTTGCCGGAGAAGAACGGATGGCAGGACGAGCATATGTCCAGCCTTACCACCGGCACAGTGCCGCGGGTCTTCACCACGCTGCCGCAGGCGCAGTGGATTTCACAGTCCATATATTCCGGATGGATCTCTTTTTTCATCTTGTCTCTCGCTTCCTTATTGTCTTGTATAAC encodes:
- the rpmE gene encoding 50S ribosomal protein L31, which gives rise to MKKEIHPEYMDCEIHCACGSVVKTRGTVPVVRLDICSSCHPFFSGKQKLIDTAGRIEKFQRRYSKKEAAAKA